A stretch of the Marinobacter sp. JH2 genome encodes the following:
- the queG gene encoding tRNA epoxyqueuosine(34) reductase QueG yields MVTSTDNTPSNTSLDDLPDKIRQWAKELGFADAGITYADTGPHAERLKQWLAAGYHGDMAYMADHGDKRYTPDSLVPDTQRVISVRLDYLPSPDNPKQALTNRETAYITRYALGRDYHKLMRKRLATLAKWIDEAVGGYDYRAFVDSAPVLERGLAQRAGLGWIGKNNMVIHPKAGSFFFLGEIFTSAPLPVDQPFEKQHCGSCSACLEICPTDAFVGAHLLDARKCISYLTIELKGPIPEELRSKMGNRVFGCDDCQIVCPWNKFSKPTAEHDFQPRHGLNNTELAELFLWTEQEFLKRTEGSAIRRTGYENWLRNIAVGLGNAPSTIPVIEALKQRAEHPSEVVREHVTWALRQHGL; encoded by the coding sequence ATGGTCACCAGTACAGACAATACGCCCTCGAACACCTCACTCGACGACCTGCCAGATAAAATCCGTCAGTGGGCCAAAGAGCTGGGATTTGCTGACGCGGGCATTACTTACGCCGATACCGGCCCCCATGCGGAGCGCCTAAAACAATGGCTGGCCGCCGGCTATCACGGCGACATGGCCTATATGGCCGACCATGGCGACAAACGTTATACCCCGGATTCTCTGGTGCCAGACACCCAGCGGGTTATTTCAGTGCGTTTGGATTACCTGCCCTCTCCGGACAACCCGAAACAAGCGCTTACTAACCGGGAAACCGCCTACATTACACGCTACGCGCTCGGGCGGGATTACCATAAACTCATGCGAAAACGGCTCGCGACTTTAGCGAAATGGATTGACGAAGCGGTCGGCGGCTACGACTACCGTGCCTTTGTTGACAGTGCGCCGGTGTTGGAGCGAGGTTTAGCACAACGGGCGGGGCTTGGCTGGATCGGTAAAAACAACATGGTGATTCACCCTAAGGCAGGTTCGTTCTTTTTTCTGGGTGAAATTTTTACTAGCGCGCCTTTGCCGGTAGACCAGCCTTTCGAAAAGCAGCATTGCGGCTCATGCTCTGCCTGTTTGGAAATCTGCCCCACGGATGCCTTTGTTGGCGCTCACTTACTGGATGCGCGAAAGTGCATCAGTTATCTCACCATCGAACTGAAAGGGCCGATTCCGGAAGAATTGCGCTCGAAAATGGGTAACCGGGTGTTTGGCTGTGACGACTGCCAGATTGTGTGCCCCTGGAACAAATTCAGTAAACCTACCGCCGAGCACGACTTCCAGCCACGGCACGGCTTAAACAACACCGAGCTTGCTGAGCTGTTTCTATGGACAGAGCAGGAGTTTCTGAAACGTACCGAGGGTTCGGCGATTCGCCGTACCGGTTATGAAAACTGGTTGCGAAATATTGCGGTAGGATTGGGCAACGCCCCGTCAACCATTCCGGTCATCGAGGCGCTGAAACAGCGGGCGGAGCACCCATCCGAGGTGGTGCGGGAGCACGTCACCTGGGCGCTTCGCCAGCACGGTTTATAA
- the rsgA gene encoding small ribosomal subunit biogenesis GTPase RsgA has protein sequence MAKRKLNKRQQWRIEKIQKERTTRMARKEKAVEAQAEAGELGPEQEGLIIAHYGQQLDVEALQGDDAGQVFRCFVRANISSLVTGDKVVWRPGKSETGVIVARCDRDNLLQRPDNFGALKPVAANIDHIILVIAPEPEPHDSLIDRYLVASESSDIPAVLLLNKTDLINDQNRPQIEALLARYKALGYQVEQTSAAACEGEPAPEVEALVRNQTSVFVGQSGVGKSSIIQTLLPDEQLRVGAVSESTGKGVHTTTTAKLFHLATGGDLIDSPGIREFGLWHMTPQEVEYGFREIRPLMGMCKFRNCRHMGDPGCALDAAAENGEISRERLKSFHRILQDMAEQQARGLKLT, from the coding sequence ATGGCAAAACGCAAATTGAACAAACGCCAGCAATGGCGAATCGAGAAGATCCAGAAAGAGCGCACCACACGAATGGCCCGCAAGGAAAAGGCCGTGGAAGCTCAAGCTGAAGCCGGTGAATTGGGGCCAGAACAAGAAGGCTTGATCATCGCGCATTACGGCCAGCAACTGGACGTTGAAGCCCTGCAAGGTGATGATGCGGGGCAAGTATTTCGATGCTTTGTTCGAGCTAACATCAGCAGCCTGGTGACCGGCGACAAAGTCGTTTGGCGACCCGGCAAGAGTGAAACCGGAGTGATTGTTGCTCGTTGCGACCGGGATAACCTGCTGCAGCGGCCCGACAACTTTGGCGCCCTGAAGCCTGTCGCGGCCAACATTGACCATATCATTCTGGTAATCGCACCAGAACCAGAACCTCACGACAGCCTTATTGACCGGTATCTCGTGGCCTCCGAAAGCTCCGACATTCCCGCCGTGCTGCTGCTCAACAAAACGGATTTAATTAACGACCAGAACCGGCCGCAGATCGAAGCTCTGCTGGCTCGCTATAAAGCGCTCGGCTACCAGGTTGAACAGACATCGGCAGCAGCCTGCGAAGGCGAGCCAGCACCAGAGGTTGAAGCACTGGTTCGCAATCAGACCAGCGTGTTCGTGGGCCAGTCTGGCGTGGGCAAGTCCTCGATTATCCAGACGTTGCTGCCCGATGAGCAGCTAAGAGTAGGCGCGGTATCGGAAAGTACCGGTAAAGGTGTGCACACGACCACCACCGCCAAGCTGTTCCACCTAGCCACTGGCGGCGATTTGATTGATTCGCCGGGTATCCGTGAGTTTGGTTTGTGGCACATGACGCCGCAGGAAGTGGAGTACGGCTTTCGGGAGATTCGACCGCTGATGGGGATGTGTAAGTTCCGGAACTGTCGGCATATGGGGGATCCGGGGTGCGCGCTGGATGCTGCAGCCGAGAATGGCGAAATTTCCCGGGAAAGGCTTAAGAGCTTCCACCGAATTCTTCAAGACATGGCTGAACAGCAAGCGCGCGGGTTAAAGCTGACCTGA
- the orn gene encoding oligoribonuclease, translated as MSNGNHLVWIDLEMTGLDPEKERIIEMATIITDSELNLVAEGPVIAIKQPDSLLDSMDEWCTKTHGESGLTQRVKDSEISEAEAEQQTLEFLKQYMSAGTSPLCGNSIGQDRRFLVKYMPELEDFFHYRNLDVSTIKELARRWRPDVLDGVKKKGSHLALDDIRDSINELRHYREHFFKL; from the coding sequence ATGAGCAACGGAAACCACCTGGTCTGGATTGACCTGGAAATGACAGGTCTGGATCCAGAGAAAGAGCGGATCATCGAAATGGCCACGATTATTACCGATTCGGAACTGAATCTGGTTGCTGAAGGCCCCGTAATTGCGATCAAGCAACCAGACAGTTTGCTGGACTCCATGGACGAATGGTGCACCAAAACCCATGGCGAAAGTGGCCTGACTCAGCGTGTGAAGGATAGCGAAATCAGTGAAGCGGAAGCTGAACAGCAGACACTGGAGTTTCTGAAACAATATATGTCAGCCGGTACATCCCCATTGTGCGGCAACAGCATCGGACAGGATCGACGGTTCCTGGTGAAATACATGCCAGAGCTGGAAGACTTCTTCCACTATCGTAATCTGGACGTATCCACTATCAAAGAACTGGCCCGCCGCTGGCGCCCGGATGTGTTGGATGGGGTAAAAAAGAAAGGCAGCCACCTGGCGCTGGACGATATTCGCGATTCTATCAACGAATTGCGTCACTACCGCGAGCACTTCTTCAAGTTATAA
- the motB gene encoding flagellar motor protein MotB, protein MDQQPIIIKRKKKVVAGHHGGSWKVAFADFATAMMAFFLVLWLTATASPEQKRAVEGYFKDPVGFTEGGSSNPIDLGGSASVVNESSLDIESSTIQIEDDIVDELADTLEQRRMEQLFQELKERIEQNETLQEFKDQLLIDITEEGLRIQIVDRSGRPMFDSGRAELKYYTQELLFELAKTLGSVNNKLSLTGHTDATPFSGRPGYTNWELSADRANTARRALVAGGVRLEQIARVVGLSDSVLFNAENPTAPINRRISIIVLKNKSVADARAKAASATKPLIDLTRPTEAQEQEALNKLEDGSWREERPEPAPGELNW, encoded by the coding sequence GTGGACCAACAGCCGATCATCATCAAGCGCAAAAAGAAGGTAGTCGCAGGGCACCACGGTGGCTCCTGGAAGGTCGCGTTTGCCGACTTTGCTACTGCGATGATGGCGTTCTTCTTGGTGCTCTGGTTGACCGCTACAGCGTCGCCGGAGCAAAAACGAGCCGTGGAAGGCTATTTCAAAGATCCGGTTGGCTTTACCGAAGGTGGCTCGTCGAATCCGATAGATCTGGGTGGCAGTGCGTCGGTGGTTAACGAAAGCTCTTTGGACATCGAGTCCAGTACCATTCAAATTGAAGATGATATCGTGGATGAGCTGGCTGACACCCTTGAACAGCGCCGTATGGAACAGCTTTTTCAGGAGTTGAAAGAGCGAATTGAGCAGAATGAAACGCTGCAAGAATTCAAAGACCAACTGCTGATTGATATAACCGAAGAAGGGCTGCGCATTCAGATTGTTGACCGCTCTGGGCGTCCGATGTTCGACTCTGGCCGGGCAGAGCTCAAATACTACACTCAGGAATTGCTGTTTGAACTTGCGAAAACGCTCGGTTCTGTCAACAACAAGTTGAGCCTTACGGGTCACACAGACGCCACGCCGTTCAGTGGCCGGCCGGGCTACACCAATTGGGAATTGTCAGCTGACCGCGCCAATACCGCACGCCGGGCCTTGGTTGCTGGCGGGGTGAGGCTGGAACAAATTGCCCGTGTGGTCGGGCTGAGCGATTCGGTCTTATTTAATGCTGAAAACCCGACGGCACCGATTAACCGTCGAATTTCTATAATCGTTCTCAAAAACAAAAGCGTGGCAGATGCTCGCGCCAAGGCGGCATCCGCTACCAAGCCGCTGATTGATCTGACTCGCCCCACCGAAGCGCAAGAGCAAGAAGCCTTAAATAAGCTGGAGGATGGCAGTTGGCGAGAAGAGCGCCCCGAACCTGCTCCGGGGGAGCTCAACTGGTAA